In Solidesulfovibrio sp., the following proteins share a genomic window:
- a CDS encoding type II secretion system F family protein: protein MPQYSYEAINEAGNTVKGVLEAENPETAKLRLSGMGYIPVAVQRGGGAAAGGDASGPMLLFSRVKPQELILFTKQLRTMLGAGLSMLEILRVLEQQSENPVLRHVCTTMSDDVKKGSTISNALAKHRRVFSELYVSMVRAGETAGALPEVLERLIYIISHEHQVRSDIRSALQYPITVVVALVIAFFVLLTFVIPVFAKIFASAKVALPWPTQVAINLNIAITQYWHVGLVLLAGIVTGLYFWFKTEGGKVARDGFFLHIPVIGLLFRKAAMSRFASIFSILQASGVPVLTTIDILVGTIGNAAIAQEFRRIQDMIRTGQGLAGPLARAKYFTPMVVTMVAVGEESGNLDEMLAAISEHYDAEVSYQVKRLSDALGPVLIVGLAGVVGFFALAIFLPMWDMSQVAFKH, encoded by the coding sequence GTGCCGCAATACAGCTACGAGGCCATCAACGAGGCCGGCAACACCGTCAAGGGGGTGCTCGAGGCCGAAAACCCCGAGACGGCGAAACTGCGCCTTTCGGGCATGGGCTACATTCCCGTGGCCGTGCAGCGCGGCGGCGGCGCGGCCGCCGGCGGGGACGCCTCGGGCCCCATGCTGCTTTTTTCCCGCGTCAAGCCCCAGGAGCTGATCCTTTTCACCAAGCAACTGCGCACCATGCTCGGGGCGGGCCTGTCCATGCTGGAGATCCTGCGGGTCCTGGAACAGCAGTCCGAAAACCCCGTCCTGCGCCATGTCTGCACCACCATGTCCGACGACGTGAAAAAGGGCTCCACCATTTCCAATGCCCTGGCCAAGCACAGGCGGGTGTTTTCCGAGCTCTACGTCAGCATGGTCCGGGCCGGCGAAACCGCCGGCGCCTTGCCCGAGGTCCTCGAACGGCTCATCTACATCATTTCCCACGAGCACCAGGTCCGTTCCGACATCCGCTCGGCCCTGCAATACCCCATCACCGTGGTCGTCGCGCTCGTCATCGCCTTTTTCGTGCTGCTCACCTTCGTGATTCCGGTTTTTGCCAAGATTTTCGCCTCGGCCAAGGTGGCGCTGCCCTGGCCCACCCAGGTGGCCATCAACCTCAACATCGCCATCACCCAGTACTGGCACGTGGGTTTGGTGCTGCTGGCCGGCATCGTCACGGGCCTGTACTTCTGGTTCAAGACCGAGGGCGGCAAGGTCGCCCGGGACGGCTTTTTCCTGCACATCCCGGTCATCGGCCTGCTTTTTCGCAAGGCGGCCATGTCGCGCTTCGCCTCCATCTTTTCCATCCTGCAGGCCAGCGGCGTGCCGGTGCTGACCACCATCGACATCCTGGTCGGCACCATCGGCAACGCGGCCATCGCCCAGGAGTTCAGGCGCATCCAGGACATGATCCGCACCGGCCAGGGCCTGGCCGGGCCGCTGGCCCGGGCGAAATACTTCACGCCCATGGTGGTGACCATGGTGGCCGTGGGTGAGGAGTCGGGCAACCTCGACGAGATGCTCGCCGCCATCAGCGAACATTACGACGCCGAGGTCAGCTACCAGGTCAAGCGGCTTTCCGACGCCCTGGGGCCGGTCCTCATCGTCGGGCTGGCCGGCGTGGTGGGTTTTTTCGCCCTGGCCATTTTCCTGCCCATGTGGGACATGTCCCAGGTCGCCTTCAAACACTGA